The following are encoded together in the Pedobacter steynii genome:
- a CDS encoding aspartate kinase, whose protein sequence is MLVFKFGGASVKDAEGVINLAQIVKRYPKEKLLIVVSAMGKMTNKLEALTHAYLRGEEEVHQIFEEVKAYHFEILEKLFPDHQHPVFNDVANSFVEIDWLIEEEATDAPDYIYDQIVSIGEIVSTKIIAAYLNLAGANAKWLDARNFIQTDNNYQEGNVNWEKTEEEILQNLSPVLEHHIGVTQGFIGGTSENFTTTLGREGSDYSAAIFASCLNAESLTIWKDVPGVLNADPKWFDETERIPQLSYHDAIELAYYGATVIHPKTIKPIQNKNIPLYVRSFLQPEAEGTDITEAENQLPIPSFIFKVKQVLISIFPKDFSFIIEENLSDIFNLFHKHKVKINTMLNSAISFSVSIDEDAEKLQKLIEELSVHYKVKYNTGLELVTIRYYNQQTIDRVTVNKNILLEVKSRHTCQVVMKDQTVIS, encoded by the coding sequence ATGCTCGTATTCAAATTTGGAGGCGCTTCTGTGAAAGATGCAGAGGGCGTGATCAATCTTGCGCAAATTGTTAAACGCTATCCCAAAGAAAAACTCCTGATCGTGGTTTCCGCGATGGGAAAAATGACCAATAAACTGGAAGCCCTCACCCATGCCTATTTACGTGGAGAAGAAGAAGTTCATCAGATTTTTGAGGAAGTCAAAGCTTATCATTTTGAGATTCTGGAAAAACTGTTTCCGGATCATCAGCATCCCGTCTTCAATGACGTTGCCAATAGCTTTGTGGAAATCGACTGGCTGATCGAGGAAGAGGCTACTGATGCCCCTGACTATATCTATGACCAGATTGTTTCTATAGGCGAGATCGTTTCTACCAAGATCATAGCCGCTTATTTAAACCTTGCTGGTGCCAATGCGAAATGGCTGGATGCAAGAAATTTTATTCAGACCGACAACAATTACCAGGAAGGCAATGTAAACTGGGAAAAGACTGAAGAAGAGATTTTACAAAATCTCTCTCCGGTTCTGGAGCATCACATTGGCGTTACCCAGGGATTTATAGGAGGTACGAGTGAAAACTTCACTACTACTTTGGGCCGTGAAGGTTCAGATTATTCTGCAGCTATCTTTGCTTCCTGCCTGAATGCGGAGTCGCTGACCATCTGGAAAGATGTTCCTGGCGTATTAAATGCAGATCCCAAATGGTTTGATGAAACCGAACGGATTCCACAGCTTTCTTACCATGACGCGATAGAACTGGCCTATTATGGTGCAACGGTAATTCACCCGAAAACCATTAAACCAATTCAAAACAAAAACATTCCTTTATATGTTCGCTCCTTCCTGCAGCCGGAGGCTGAAGGTACAGACATTACTGAAGCGGAGAATCAATTGCCCATCCCCTCTTTCATTTTTAAGGTAAAGCAGGTCCTGATCTCTATATTTCCTAAGGATTTTTCTTTCATCATTGAGGAGAATCTAAGCGATATTTTCAATCTTTTTCACAAACACAAGGTGAAGATCAATACTATGTTAAACTCCGCCATCAGTTTTTCAGTAAGTATTGATGAGGATGCCGAGAAATTACAAAAACTGATTGAAGAATTGTCTGTTCATTATAAAGTGAAATATAATACAGGCCTGGAATTGGTGACCATCCGGTATTACAATCAGCAAACTATTGACCGGGTAACGGTGAATAAAAACATTTTGCTGGAAGTTAAAAGCAGGCATACCTGTCAGGTTGTAATGAAAGACCAGACTGTCATTTCTTAA
- a CDS encoding DUF2723 domain-containing protein, with protein sequence MKNYRRLNNTVGFLLFGIASFVYWLTMEPTVSFWDCGEFISASYRLQVGHQPGAPLFMMIGKLFSSLSMGDTTKVAYWINFSSVLFSGATIMFLYWTITAMAAKLYPKEKSKLEILGIIAAGVVGALAYTFSDTFWFSAVEAEVYALSSLFTAIVFWAILKWENDLDNRWLVFISFLVGLSIGAHLLSLLTIPAVVLVYYFKKTKQVTWLGLLKAFGLACGIVGVVQVVIVQYLVLFAAKSDLFFVNTLGFSFGYGAMAFILLLIGTISYGIYYSVQHRKYNMNLGLLCLAFILFGFSSYFVTLIRANAKPNINLSNPDHPFSLYDYLGRTNYGETPLLYGKTFDAEQTDYKDTGTEYRKGKHKYEVSGNSFKVTYDKNLLFPRTHSAKDGHPAYYRQWLGMEEGQTPTFAQNLSFFASYQVGFMYFRYFLWNFVGRQNDIQGNGSLDAGNWISGITPLDAIRLGSQSNLPASIQSNEGHNVYYGFPLILGIAGLLFLYRKNRQATLVIATLFFFTGLAIILYLNQDPLQPRERDYAYVGSFYAFCIFIGFGVLALKEVLQRFAPGRLSLITASLLALLAVPLLMATQGWDDHNRSTKITARDWAHNYLKSCAPNALLFTNADNDTFALWYAQEVEGIRTDVRVICMQFLSDHNYINQLKKQVNNSTPLPLTMADEKYQKGVRDYIPYVDYGFTDSVELKDLMAVLTSDNKADKIEMRDGSFENFLPSRKLKLSIDADQLVKTQTVKAEDKEKVTSSMEWTVDKKFIGKADLAVYDILANNNWKRPVYFATSSSQDTYMGLDKYLYMEGYAYRLLPLKRAANDVRDKSQVTNTEVMYQNVMNKMDFSGFNKASYLDEQSRAIAFGTWASNNTLATNLINEGKNKAAHAVMMKSIKDLPLRNYEIRDTLNKFDAVSILYHLNDLNHANIIAKETLSFLDQELNYIASLSPDIQRGYIRNIQWGLSILNGLDQETEKNKQTVLNKEIKDKFRNLENIFRKSLG encoded by the coding sequence ATGAAAAATTATCGCCGCCTCAACAACACCGTGGGCTTTCTCCTTTTTGGAATCGCCAGCTTTGTCTACTGGCTTACGATGGAGCCTACCGTAAGCTTCTGGGACTGCGGAGAATTCATTTCCGCCAGCTACAGATTACAGGTAGGGCATCAGCCCGGAGCCCCTTTGTTTATGATGATCGGCAAATTATTTTCTTCGCTCTCTATGGGCGATACTACAAAAGTTGCCTACTGGATAAATTTCAGTTCCGTTTTATTCAGCGGGGCTACCATCATGTTCCTGTATTGGACCATCACGGCAATGGCCGCCAAACTATATCCAAAAGAAAAGAGTAAACTGGAAATCCTGGGCATTATTGCTGCAGGCGTAGTTGGCGCATTGGCCTATACCTTTTCAGATACTTTCTGGTTTTCAGCAGTAGAAGCAGAAGTCTATGCCCTTTCCAGTCTTTTTACCGCCATTGTGTTCTGGGCGATCCTGAAATGGGAAAATGATCTGGATAACCGTTGGCTGGTCTTTATTTCTTTTCTTGTTGGTTTATCCATTGGCGCCCATTTACTCAGCCTGCTTACCATCCCGGCGGTAGTTCTGGTTTATTATTTCAAAAAGACAAAGCAGGTTACCTGGCTAGGCCTTTTAAAGGCATTTGGCCTGGCTTGCGGGATTGTAGGAGTTGTACAGGTTGTTATTGTTCAGTATCTGGTGCTATTTGCTGCTAAGTCTGACCTGTTTTTCGTCAATACGCTCGGCTTCAGTTTTGGCTACGGAGCTATGGCCTTTATTCTCCTGCTGATTGGAACCATAAGTTATGGCATTTATTATTCGGTACAGCATAGAAAATATAACATGAACCTGGGCTTGTTATGCCTCGCATTTATCCTGTTTGGTTTTAGTTCTTATTTTGTCACGCTCATCAGAGCAAATGCAAAACCCAACATCAACCTGTCCAATCCTGACCATCCTTTTTCTTTATATGATTATCTTGGAAGAACCAATTACGGCGAAACACCTCTTTTATATGGAAAAACTTTCGATGCCGAACAAACGGACTATAAAGATACCGGAACAGAATACCGCAAAGGAAAACATAAGTATGAAGTATCCGGGAATTCCTTTAAAGTAACCTACGATAAAAACCTTCTTTTCCCACGTACCCATAGCGCTAAAGACGGTCATCCGGCCTACTACAGGCAATGGCTGGGAATGGAAGAAGGCCAGACACCAACCTTCGCTCAAAACCTGAGCTTTTTCGCTTCTTATCAGGTAGGATTTATGTACTTCAGGTATTTCCTATGGAACTTCGTGGGCCGTCAGAATGACATTCAGGGAAATGGAAGTCTGGATGCAGGAAACTGGATCAGTGGTATTACACCATTAGATGCAATACGATTAGGCTCACAGTCCAATCTGCCGGCTTCGATTCAGTCCAATGAAGGACATAATGTGTATTACGGCTTTCCACTGATCCTCGGAATTGCAGGGCTCCTGTTCCTTTACAGAAAGAACAGACAGGCCACTTTAGTGATCGCTACACTCTTCTTTTTCACCGGGCTTGCCATTATCCTTTACCTCAACCAGGATCCATTACAGCCAAGAGAACGCGACTACGCCTATGTGGGTTCATTTTATGCCTTCTGCATCTTCATTGGCTTTGGTGTATTGGCGTTGAAAGAAGTACTTCAGCGTTTTGCACCAGGCAGACTGAGTCTGATTACCGCCTCCCTCCTGGCTTTACTTGCTGTTCCGCTACTAATGGCGACTCAGGGATGGGATGACCATAATCGTTCCACCAAAATAACCGCCAGAGATTGGGCCCACAATTACCTGAAATCCTGTGCACCAAATGCCCTTCTTTTCACCAATGCTGACAATGATACTTTTGCTTTATGGTATGCACAGGAAGTAGAAGGAATACGGACAGACGTCCGGGTTATTTGTATGCAGTTCCTCAGCGATCACAATTACATTAATCAATTGAAAAAACAGGTCAATAATTCCACTCCGCTACCTCTTACCATGGCAGATGAAAAGTATCAGAAAGGGGTTCGGGACTATATTCCTTATGTTGATTATGGATTTACCGACAGTGTAGAACTGAAAGACCTGATGGCCGTGCTGACTTCCGACAATAAGGCGGATAAAATAGAAATGCGCGACGGTTCTTTTGAAAACTTCCTGCCCAGCAGAAAGCTGAAACTAAGTATTGATGCAGATCAACTGGTAAAAACACAGACCGTCAAAGCCGAGGACAAAGAAAAAGTGACTTCCAGTATGGAATGGACAGTGGATAAGAAATTTATCGGAAAAGCAGATCTTGCGGTATACGATATTCTCGCCAATAACAACTGGAAAAGACCCGTATATTTTGCAACCTCCTCTTCTCAGGATACTTATATGGGTCTGGACAAATACCTTTATATGGAAGGTTATGCCTATCGTCTGTTACCTTTAAAGAGGGCTGCAAATGATGTCAGAGATAAGTCTCAGGTTACCAATACCGAGGTAATGTATCAGAATGTGATGAACAAAATGGACTTTTCCGGATTCAATAAGGCCAGCTATCTCGATGAACAAAGTCGCGCCATAGCTTTTGGCACATGGGCTTCAAATAATACCCTTGCCACAAACCTGATTAACGAAGGTAAAAATAAAGCGGCTCATGCAGTCATGATGAAAAGCATTAAAGACCTTCCCTTAAGAAATTATGAAATACGGGATACCCTGAACAAATTTGATGCGGTCAGTATTCTTTACCATCTGAATGACCTGAATCATGCCAACATCATAGCCAAAGAAACCCTTTCTTTTCTGGATCAGGAACTGAACTACATTGCCTCTTTATCACCGGATATTCAACGCGGCTATATCAGAAATATACAATGGGGATTATCTATATTGAATGGTCTGGACCAGGAAACTGAAAAAAATAAACAAACAGTCCTGAATAAAGAAATCAAAGATAAGTTCAGAAATTTAGAAAATATTTTCAGGAAATCACTCGGATAA
- a CDS encoding MepB family protein — translation MILPPDLLIAKELVFDHLGFESTPAVIEAESTEYGACSIKLNGLAVRFRVAKITPTKTGQFVTLWKRNGAGPIEPYQASDEIDLFLVSTRKEHHFGQFVFPKSALIKHGIISNNGKEGKRAIRVYPPWDKTTSRQAMRTQKWQLEYFLKIPQKESIDETLASLNQIRCL, via the coding sequence ATGATTTTACCACCTGATTTGCTTATAGCTAAAGAACTGGTGTTTGATCACCTTGGCTTTGAATCTACTCCGGCGGTTATTGAGGCTGAAAGCACTGAGTATGGAGCCTGTTCAATTAAGCTCAATGGATTGGCAGTCAGGTTTCGCGTAGCCAAAATTACCCCAACTAAAACCGGTCAGTTTGTAACGCTCTGGAAGAGAAATGGGGCCGGTCCAATCGAGCCTTACCAGGCATCTGATGAAATTGACCTGTTCCTGGTCAGCACAAGAAAAGAGCATCACTTTGGGCAATTCGTTTTTCCTAAATCTGCTTTGATTAAACATGGCATCATCAGTAATAACGGAAAAGAAGGTAAACGGGCAATTCGTGTTTATCCCCCATGGGATAAGACAACGAGCAGGCAGGCGATGAGGACTCAGAAATGGCAACTGGAATATTTCCTGAAAATTCCTCAGAAAGAATCAATAGATGAGACGCTTGCCAGCCTAAACCAAATCCGTTGTCTTTAA
- a CDS encoding RsiV family protein, with protein sequence MKRLGILLISLSIIACQSEKKTAGQADSTENSDLTFKYDSLQVFSKQVKTAEKGNADTAYAKIVYPVFTDQKLNQLIEKKTIKAAEQTDTSTNKTYQELAASFIEGFDSINKDPEMAQSGAWFLDDQTKVLVSRPDYLCLEHSNVNYAGGAHPNSAMVYWNLDPKTLNEITLESLIKEGSLPELTAIGEKIFRKNEKLSPTASLKDNYFFEKDTFSLNRNFTITKEGLKFLYNPYEIKAYAYGSTELVIPFSELKAVAKPNTLLSPTP encoded by the coding sequence ATGAAAAGACTAGGTATATTATTGATTTCTTTAAGCATTATCGCTTGTCAGAGTGAAAAGAAAACGGCTGGTCAGGCAGACAGCACTGAAAACAGTGACTTAACCTTCAAATACGACAGCCTTCAGGTATTCAGCAAGCAAGTTAAAACTGCTGAAAAAGGCAATGCCGACACCGCCTATGCGAAAATTGTCTATCCGGTATTTACAGACCAAAAGTTAAATCAGCTGATTGAGAAAAAGACTATAAAGGCTGCCGAACAAACCGATACAAGCACAAACAAAACTTATCAAGAACTTGCTGCTTCTTTTATTGAGGGATTTGACAGCATTAACAAGGATCCGGAAATGGCACAGTCGGGAGCCTGGTTCCTTGACGATCAGACCAAAGTGCTTGTTAGTCGGCCGGATTACCTTTGCCTGGAGCACAGCAACGTAAATTATGCGGGTGGCGCTCATCCGAACAGCGCCATGGTATATTGGAACCTGGATCCAAAAACGCTAAATGAAATTACACTGGAATCACTGATAAAAGAAGGAAGCCTTCCTGAGCTGACCGCTATCGGAGAAAAAATATTTAGAAAAAATGAGAAATTAAGTCCCACAGCCAGTCTGAAAGACAACTATTTCTTCGAAAAAGATACTTTTAGCTTAAACCGCAACTTTACCATTACCAAAGAAGGTTTAAAATTCCTTTACAATCCTTACGAAATTAAAGCTTATGCTTATGGAAGCACTGAACTGGTTATTCCCTTCAGTGAACTAAAAGCCGTTGCTAAACCTAATACTTTACTCAGTCCGACACCATAA
- a CDS encoding S1 family peptidase — protein MRNEIELEGIIEDYLNGKLSEAERTAFEQLRKNDPMVDHKVVAHKVFLESLGDYAQVLDLKAKMDRAHAQIDVETLSEELRPHPSYIINIWRKNKAAIAVAASFILLTIVTVYSIQQNTKQIGNVELVSRELAKIKSSQSSLIRIMNSKNAPNAPKNVKPANFGGTGFALTANGYLLTNLHVVDGADSVYVQDNKGDSFKAKVVRTDSQYDLAILKITDKSFSPLSNLPYRLKQSGIGMGEIVYTLGFPKDDAVFGEGYVSSRSGYNGDTTQYQVSIPVNPGNSGGPLLDHQGNIIGVISAKEKQVDGATFAVKSKYIQEALNSIPNDSLGKKVAFNKRNSLQGLSRNKQVEKIQDYVFMIKVYK, from the coding sequence ATGAGAAACGAGATTGAGTTAGAAGGTATAATTGAGGATTATTTGAATGGTAAACTTTCTGAAGCGGAAAGAACGGCATTTGAGCAGCTTCGCAAAAATGATCCCATGGTGGACCATAAAGTGGTAGCGCACAAGGTTTTTCTGGAGTCTTTAGGAGATTATGCTCAGGTATTGGACTTAAAGGCTAAAATGGATCGTGCACATGCACAGATTGATGTGGAGACTTTAAGTGAAGAGCTGAGACCTCACCCTTCTTACATTATTAATATATGGCGTAAGAATAAAGCAGCAATCGCTGTGGCCGCTTCCTTTATCTTGTTAACTATTGTAACGGTTTATTCTATTCAGCAAAATACGAAACAGATTGGTAATGTCGAATTAGTAAGCAGAGAGCTTGCGAAAATCAAAAGTTCTCAAAGCAGTCTGATCAGAATCATGAATTCAAAAAATGCACCGAATGCACCTAAAAATGTGAAACCCGCTAATTTTGGTGGAACAGGATTTGCATTGACCGCTAATGGTTACCTGTTAACTAACCTGCATGTGGTAGATGGTGCTGACTCTGTATATGTTCAGGACAATAAAGGAGATTCTTTTAAAGCTAAAGTGGTTAGAACGGATTCTCAATACGACCTGGCGATCTTAAAAATAACAGATAAATCATTTAGCCCGCTTTCTAACCTGCCTTACCGATTGAAACAAAGCGGAATAGGAATGGGAGAAATTGTATACACGCTTGGTTTTCCTAAAGATGATGCCGTCTTTGGTGAAGGTTATGTGAGTTCAAGAAGTGGTTATAACGGAGATACTACACAATATCAGGTGTCTATCCCGGTGAATCCTGGAAATAGCGGTGGTCCTTTATTGGATCATCAGGGAAACATTATCGGAGTGATCTCTGCGAAAGAAAAACAGGTGGATGGTGCCACATTTGCCGTTAAATCAAAATACATCCAGGAAGCTTTAAATTCTATTCCTAATGATTCTCTGGGTAAAAAAGTAGCCTTTAACAAAAGGAACTCCTTACAAGGCCTGAGCAGAAATAAACAGGTAGAGAAGATCCAGGATTATGTATTTATGATTAAGGTTTATAAATAG
- a CDS encoding RNA polymerase sigma factor, whose amino-acid sequence MSNKLSSSVPTDREVVLGILNDSEDALNKLYTGYFPMILQFILNNNGDEDDAKDVYQEGIIVLYNKIKGGNFELSSKLKTYIYSVCRRIWLKKLSQQSKKTSNISDFEDVMAVEVDVEQHEEKDKQFDKMQDALLHLGEPCKTIIQDFYINNLSMQDICEKFGYTNTDNAKTQKYKCLQRLKKLFFQV is encoded by the coding sequence GTGAGTAATAAGTTAAGCAGTTCAGTTCCAACAGATAGAGAGGTAGTTTTAGGAATACTAAATGACTCAGAAGATGCGCTAAATAAATTGTACACGGGGTATTTTCCGATGATTTTACAGTTTATTTTGAATAATAACGGTGACGAAGATGATGCAAAAGACGTGTATCAGGAAGGAATTATCGTTTTATACAATAAAATAAAAGGCGGAAATTTTGAATTGAGCAGTAAACTTAAGACCTATATCTACTCAGTTTGCAGAAGGATCTGGTTGAAAAAGCTTTCACAGCAAAGCAAGAAGACCAGTAACATTTCAGACTTTGAAGATGTAATGGCAGTAGAGGTAGATGTGGAACAGCACGAAGAGAAGGATAAGCAATTTGATAAAATGCAGGATGCCCTCCTTCATTTAGGTGAACCCTGCAAGACGATTATTCAGGATTTTTACATCAACAACCTCTCGATGCAGGATATATGCGAGAAATTTGGTTACACCAATACGGATAACGCCAAAACTCAAAAATATAAATGCTTACAGCGGTTGAAGAAATTGTTTTTTCAAGTTTAA
- a CDS encoding THUMP-like domain-containing protein — MNDHILDSEVQQYINSHLNDDVHKIAMAKSPFPEVSPKELANQIAAKNKSVKKLPAWYHQELIYYPLLLSIEQCSSESTAAYKATLARGESLIDLTGGFGVDSLYFAKRLKSVTHCEINGELSAIAAHNAKALNQHNIQFLPTDGIAYLENNQSQFDNIYIDPARRSQTGKVFQLKDCTPDVVQNLDLLLSRASRIIIKTAPFLDISAGIKELKNVTEVHVVSVRNECKELLWVIEKTIAKDVRIVCITLNEQEKTFSFFRGEEHSDSEITPGPLQQYLYEPDTALLKGGAFQLIASRYGLQKLDSQTQLYTSDQVIEEFPGRRFRINGLISATDLKKEKDLRANVIARNYQDKAENLVKKYKIKSDNHRFLIFTQSKKEGYLIIDSTIEQHY, encoded by the coding sequence TTGAACGATCATATTTTAGACAGCGAAGTACAACAATATATCAACAGTCATTTAAATGATGACGTACATAAAATCGCTATGGCTAAAAGTCCCTTTCCTGAGGTCAGCCCGAAAGAGCTGGCCAATCAGATTGCAGCAAAAAATAAATCTGTAAAGAAACTGCCTGCCTGGTATCATCAGGAACTGATCTACTATCCCCTATTGTTATCTATTGAGCAATGCTCATCAGAAAGCACAGCAGCTTATAAAGCCACGCTTGCCAGGGGAGAAAGCCTGATAGACCTGACCGGGGGTTTCGGTGTGGATAGCCTCTACTTTGCCAAAAGGCTGAAATCTGTTACCCACTGTGAAATCAACGGGGAGCTCTCCGCAATTGCGGCTCATAATGCAAAAGCGCTAAATCAGCATAACATTCAGTTTCTCCCTACAGATGGTATAGCTTATCTTGAAAATAATCAAAGTCAATTCGACAACATTTATATAGACCCCGCAAGGAGAAGTCAGACTGGAAAGGTATTCCAATTGAAGGATTGTACGCCTGATGTGGTTCAAAATCTGGATCTCCTTTTATCCCGGGCCAGCAGAATCATCATTAAAACCGCTCCTTTTCTGGACATTAGCGCCGGAATAAAAGAGTTGAAAAATGTTACGGAAGTCCATGTCGTAAGTGTTAGAAATGAATGTAAAGAACTGCTCTGGGTTATAGAAAAAACAATTGCAAAAGATGTCAGGATTGTCTGTATCACCCTCAATGAACAGGAAAAAACCTTTAGCTTTTTCAGAGGGGAAGAGCATAGCGATTCGGAAATTACCCCAGGTCCTTTGCAACAATACCTATATGAACCCGATACCGCATTATTAAAGGGGGGGGCATTTCAGCTCATCGCTTCCCGTTACGGCCTTCAGAAACTGGATTCCCAGACACAATTGTATACTTCAGATCAGGTTATCGAAGAATTCCCCGGCAGAAGATTCAGGATCAACGGCCTCATTTCCGCTACGGACCTGAAAAAAGAAAAAGACCTGAGGGCGAATGTCATTGCCAGAAATTACCAGGACAAGGCAGAAAACCTGGTAAAGAAATACAAAATCAAGTCCGACAACCATCGTTTCCTGATATTTACCCAAAGCAAAAAGGAAGGATACCTCATTATTGACAGCACTATTGAACAGCATTATTAA
- a CDS encoding peroxiredoxin, with protein sequence MSLRIGDAAPNFKAQTSIGDIDFYEFLGDSWGVLFSHPADYTPVCTTELGRTASLKAEFEKRNVKVLALSVDSAESHKGWINDINETQNTNVEFPIIADEDKKVADLYDMIHPNASETLTVRSLFIISPDKKVKLMLTYPASTGRNFDEVLRVIDSLQLTANYSVATPADWKDGDDVVVMNSIKTEDIPAKFPKGHKVIKPYLRTTPQPNK encoded by the coding sequence ATGAGTTTAAGAATAGGGGACGCAGCTCCCAACTTTAAAGCACAAACCTCTATTGGTGATATTGATTTTTATGAATTCTTAGGAGATAGCTGGGGTGTTTTATTCTCTCATCCTGCGGATTATACACCAGTATGTACCACAGAACTTGGCCGTACAGCTTCATTGAAAGCTGAATTTGAAAAAAGAAACGTGAAAGTCCTTGCATTGAGTGTGGATTCAGCGGAATCTCATAAAGGATGGATCAATGATATTAATGAAACGCAAAATACAAATGTAGAATTCCCGATCATTGCTGATGAAGATAAAAAAGTAGCTGATTTGTACGACATGATTCACCCCAATGCATCAGAGACTTTAACTGTGCGTTCCTTGTTCATCATCTCTCCGGATAAAAAAGTGAAACTGATGCTGACTTATCCTGCATCTACCGGAAGGAATTTTGATGAAGTGCTCAGGGTGATCGATTCACTTCAGTTAACCGCAAATTATAGTGTTGCCACTCCGGCCGACTGGAAAGATGGCGATGATGTTGTGGTGATGAACAGCATCAAAACCGAAGATATTCCGGCTAAATTCCCTAAAGGACACAAAGTCATCAAACCTTATCTGAGAACTACACCTCAGCCTAACAAATAA
- a CDS encoding GNAT family N-acetyltransferase — MNNITIRVAKQEDCARLLELINELALYEKAPEEVTVTLAEFIDAGFGAAPVWKAFVAEDEQQIIGFALYYTRYSTWKGCRLYLEDFLVTEQYRGKGVGKILFETVMREAQEKNYNGMTWQVLDWNEPAINFYNKYAAQIETGWLNASFSKEQISK; from the coding sequence ATGAATAACATCACCATCAGAGTTGCAAAGCAAGAAGATTGTGCCAGACTTTTAGAACTGATCAATGAACTTGCCCTTTATGAAAAAGCACCGGAAGAAGTAACCGTTACCCTTGCCGAATTTATTGATGCCGGATTTGGAGCCGCACCGGTATGGAAAGCTTTTGTGGCAGAAGATGAACAACAGATCATTGGTTTTGCCCTTTACTATACCCGATATTCTACCTGGAAAGGTTGTCGTTTATACCTGGAAGATTTCCTGGTTACCGAACAATACAGAGGTAAAGGGGTAGGCAAAATTCTTTTTGAAACCGTGATGAGAGAGGCACAGGAAAAGAACTACAACGGAATGACCTGGCAGGTACTGGACTGGAATGAACCAGCTATTAATTTTTACAATAAATATGCTGCTCAGATTGAAACCGGTTGGTTAAATGCTTCCTTTTCGAAAGAACAGATCTCAAAATAA
- a CDS encoding DUF72 domain-containing protein — protein sequence MDFGKVSDNELKTVDFTLPDDGKQTAKTLNGNQPAKQPEFYVGCAKWGRKEWVNMIYPPKTKEANFLDEYVKHFNSIELNAVFYSIPNQELIRKWKEKADENANNGFLFCPKFSRTISHIKRLKGAEEPTDLFLANISEFGKYLGPCFLQMGDNFGPKNIEVLEEFLKYLPVDLSVFVELRHAEWFSDEGNRTRLFEMLAKLHKGAVITDASGRRDCVHMELSTPEIFIRFVGNGQEHKASDEARIDEWVERIKIWMGKGLKKVYFFLHQHDEKDTPVLANYTIKAFNQHLGSQIAEISFLGDKNEDITKQTQLF from the coding sequence ATGGATTTTGGAAAGGTTTCCGATAATGAGCTTAAAACAGTAGATTTCACTTTACCGGATGATGGGAAACAAACTGCAAAAACCCTGAACGGCAATCAGCCGGCAAAACAGCCTGAATTCTATGTAGGTTGTGCGAAATGGGGAAGAAAGGAATGGGTGAATATGATTTATCCGCCTAAAACGAAAGAAGCTAATTTTCTGGACGAGTATGTAAAACACTTCAATTCTATTGAGCTGAATGCGGTTTTTTATAGCATTCCCAACCAGGAACTGATCCGGAAGTGGAAAGAAAAGGCTGATGAGAACGCCAACAACGGATTTCTGTTTTGCCCTAAATTCTCGAGAACGATCAGCCATATCAAAAGACTCAAAGGTGCAGAAGAGCCTACGGACCTTTTCCTGGCCAATATTTCTGAATTCGGAAAGTATCTGGGACCCTGTTTTCTGCAAATGGGCGATAACTTCGGTCCTAAGAATATAGAAGTGCTGGAAGAATTTCTGAAATACCTGCCTGTAGATCTTTCTGTATTCGTAGAGCTGAGGCATGCGGAATGGTTTTCTGATGAAGGAAACAGAACCCGGCTTTTTGAAATGCTGGCTAAGCTCCATAAAGGAGCCGTAATTACTGATGCCAGCGGCAGAAGAGATTGTGTACATATGGAACTGAGCACGCCGGAGATTTTTATCCGCTTTGTAGGCAACGGACAGGAGCATAAGGCTTCCGACGAAGCCAGGATTGACGAATGGGTGGAGCGGATCAAAATATGGATGGGCAAAGGGCTGAAAAAAGTTTATTTCTTTCTGCATCAGCATGATGAAAAGGATACGCCTGTTTTAGCCAACTATACTATAAAAGCCTTTAATCAACATTTAGGAAGTCAGATTGCGGAAATTTCTTTTCTTGGTGATAAGAACGAAGATATTACAAAACAGACACAATTATTTTAA